Proteins found in one Pseudomonadota bacterium genomic segment:
- a CDS encoding CarD family transcriptional regulator has product MQTRAQRTFKVGDKAVYPAQGVAEVVSIEEKDIAGVRQRFYVLRILDTDRKIMVPVNNAGSVGLRPPINESEIREIFAILKERTIAFDNQTWNRRYRGFMDKIKTGSVFDVAEVMRDLYRLKAEKSLSFGERRMLETARTLIVKEIAVTRRRSEERVRQEIERIFEAN; this is encoded by the coding sequence ATGCAGACTCGTGCACAGCGGACGTTCAAGGTGGGCGACAAGGCGGTGTACCCGGCGCAGGGTGTAGCCGAAGTGGTGTCCATCGAGGAGAAGGATATCGCGGGTGTCCGGCAGCGCTTTTATGTACTGCGCATTCTCGATACCGACCGCAAGATCATGGTGCCCGTCAACAACGCCGGAAGCGTAGGCTTGCGACCTCCCATTAACGAATCCGAGATCAGGGAAATATTCGCGATACTGAAAGAACGGACGATCGCATTTGACAACCAAACCTGGAACCGTCGCTACCGCGGGTTCATGGACAAGATCAAGACGGGATCCGTGTTCGATGTTGCCGAAGTGATGCGCGATTTGTATCGGCTGAAAGCCGAAAAGTCGCTTTCCTTCGGCGAGCGCCGGATGCTCGAAACCGCCCGTACCCTAATCGTGAAGGAAATCGCCGTTACGCGTCGTCGCAGCGAGGAACGGGTGCGTCAGGAGATCGAAAGGATCTTCGAGGCGAACTAG
- a CDS encoding Rne/Rng family ribonuclease, producing the protein MARDTLVINVGIGETRVALVQDGVLAELFIERLQDQSVVGNVYLGKVTRVLPGMQAAFIDIGLDRAAFLHVEDVIPQQDMDSVLTANSENAENSGERGGSSSGKARPVTRDTPIRDVLKEGQSLVVQVSKGPIGTKGARVTSHVALPGRYAVYLPTVDHLGVSKRIGNERERRRLRAALDGCKPPHGGLIVRTVASGLTKKRLKADVGYMVKRWGEVKAKLDNNPAPPSLLLSDLDIMLRAVRDLFDNKVQRVIIDDPKEGERLRRFLEAFMPERAGDLEIHEGRDPVFDEYGIEDEISRALAHKVPLASGGYLIIDQAEALTAIDVNTGRFTGRGHDVEDTILQTNLEAVREIAYQLRFRNIGGLIVLDFIDMEHMPNRDRVYKSLLDALRRDRATTTTVRFSELGLVEMTRKRTRESLSRTLYEPCFYCDGTGQLKSKTSVCHEILRQLRREKDALPGYKITIQAHPAVCDMLQREERGSIEQASNRFSRQIVLNAKRDYHLEQFDLSGA; encoded by the coding sequence ATGGCAAGAGACACTCTGGTTATCAACGTCGGCATCGGTGAAACGCGGGTAGCGCTGGTCCAGGACGGTGTGCTCGCGGAACTCTTCATCGAGAGACTCCAGGATCAAAGCGTCGTCGGCAATGTCTACCTGGGCAAGGTCACACGGGTCCTACCAGGAATGCAGGCAGCGTTTATCGACATTGGCCTGGACCGCGCCGCTTTCCTGCACGTCGAAGACGTTATCCCGCAACAGGATATGGATAGCGTGCTCACGGCGAACTCGGAGAACGCGGAGAACTCGGGGGAGCGAGGGGGATCGAGCTCGGGCAAGGCGCGACCCGTTACCCGGGACACGCCGATTCGGGATGTCCTCAAGGAGGGACAATCCTTGGTGGTGCAGGTTTCCAAAGGGCCCATCGGGACCAAAGGTGCACGAGTGACCAGTCACGTCGCACTACCGGGCCGGTACGCGGTCTATCTGCCCACGGTGGATCACCTGGGCGTCTCGAAACGCATTGGAAACGAACGAGAAAGGCGACGCCTGCGCGCCGCCCTGGATGGCTGCAAACCACCACACGGGGGACTCATCGTTCGCACGGTCGCCTCCGGACTCACGAAAAAGCGGCTCAAAGCCGACGTGGGATACATGGTCAAGCGCTGGGGGGAAGTGAAGGCGAAACTGGACAACAACCCGGCGCCTCCGTCTCTGCTCCTTAGCGATCTGGACATCATGCTGCGCGCGGTGCGCGACCTTTTCGACAACAAGGTCCAACGCGTGATCATCGACGATCCCAAGGAGGGTGAACGGCTACGACGCTTCTTGGAGGCCTTCATGCCCGAGCGTGCAGGTGACCTGGAAATCCATGAGGGGAGGGACCCTGTCTTCGACGAGTACGGCATCGAAGATGAGATCTCGCGCGCCCTCGCTCACAAGGTGCCGCTCGCGTCAGGCGGCTATCTGATCATCGACCAGGCGGAGGCACTCACGGCCATCGATGTCAACACCGGTCGTTTCACAGGCCGCGGACACGATGTCGAGGACACGATCCTACAGACCAATCTCGAGGCGGTCAGGGAGATAGCCTATCAGCTTCGCTTCCGGAATATCGGCGGACTCATCGTGCTCGACTTCATCGACATGGAGCACATGCCCAATCGAGATAGGGTCTACAAGTCGCTCCTCGATGCACTAAGACGCGATCGCGCCACCACGACCACGGTGCGCTTCAGCGAGCTCGGCCTGGTCGAAATGACGCGCAAGCGAACACGAGAATCCTTGAGCAGGACGCTCTACGAACCCTGCTTCTATTGCGACGGCACCGGACAATTGAAGTCCAAAACCTCGGTGTGCCACGAAATACTTCGCCAGCTGCGACGCGAGAAAGACGCCCTTCCTGGCTACAAGATCACGATCCAAGCGCACCCCGCAGTATGCGACATGCTCCAACGCGAGGAACGCGGCTCCATCGAGCAGGCATCGAACCGCTTTAGTCGTCAGATCGTGCTTAACGCCAAGCGCGATTATCACCTGGAGCAGTTTGATCTGAGCGGCGCTTAG